The following are from one region of the Thermoproteus uzoniensis 768-20 genome:
- a CDS encoding methionine adenosyltransferase: protein MITVTKANRIPVEEQNVEIVERKGQGHPDYIADGISEYVSLYLSRYYLQKYGVILHHNVDKTLVVGGQARPVFGGGEVIQPIYILVSGRATVEVRRGGEVERIPVGPLVLEAARRWIRENFRYLDPDKHVIIDYRIGQGSADLTGVYDLGAKSIPLANDTSIGVGYAPLSPLENLVYRVERALNSVELKSRLPEVGEDIKVMGIRIGRDVKLTIAAAMISQLVKDKDHYISVKEEVKRYVEDLAAKIAPGYNVSVDVNTADKPEYNIFYLTVTGTSAEHGDDGMTGRGNRANGLITPMRVMSMEAAAGKNPVSHVGKIYNILAQKVADRIYAEVKGVREVSVEVVSQIGKPITEPRILNIEIITDGGELTGEVKREAEAIASEELSRVTSITQLVLEGKVRLF from the coding sequence ATGATAACGGTAACGAAAGCCAACAGGATACCTGTAGAGGAGCAGAACGTCGAGATCGTAGAGCGGAAGGGGCAGGGACATCCGGACTATATCGCAGACGGCATCTCGGAATACGTCAGCCTGTACTTATCTAGGTACTATCTACAGAAATACGGCGTAATACTCCACCACAACGTCGACAAGACGTTGGTAGTCGGAGGACAAGCAAGGCCGGTGTTCGGAGGCGGAGAGGTTATCCAGCCCATATACATACTCGTCTCGGGACGTGCCACAGTGGAGGTTAGACGAGGGGGCGAGGTCGAGCGCATACCTGTAGGGCCTTTGGTATTAGAGGCGGCTAGGAGATGGATTAGGGAGAACTTCAGATATCTAGATCCAGATAAACACGTGATAATAGACTACAGAATCGGGCAAGGCTCCGCCGACCTTACAGGAGTCTACGACCTGGGGGCTAAGTCGATACCTCTCGCAAACGATACGTCTATCGGCGTAGGCTACGCTCCTCTATCGCCGCTGGAGAACTTGGTATATAGGGTCGAGCGCGCCTTGAACTCCGTGGAGCTTAAATCGAGGTTGCCCGAGGTCGGCGAGGATATCAAGGTCATGGGCATAAGGATAGGCCGAGACGTAAAGCTCACTATTGCGGCCGCCATGATAAGCCAGCTTGTGAAGGATAAAGACCACTATATATCGGTCAAGGAAGAGGTGAAGAGATACGTCGAGGACCTTGCGGCGAAGATAGCGCCGGGATACAACGTGTCGGTGGACGTAAACACCGCGGACAAGCCGGAGTACAACATATTCTATCTGACAGTTACCGGCACCAGCGCGGAGCACGGCGATGACGGCATGACGGGCAGAGGCAACAGGGCCAACGGCCTCATAACCCCCATGAGAGTTATGTCCATGGAGGCCGCCGCCGGCAAGAATCCCGTATCGCACGTAGGCAAGATATATAACATACTCGCCCAGAAGGTGGCGGATCGAATATATGCAGAGGTGAAGGGAGTTAGAGAGGTCTCCGTTGAGGTGGTTAGCCAGATAGGGAAACCCATAACTGAGCCGAGAATACTCAACATCGAGATTATTACCGACGGCGGCGAGCTGACGGGCGAGGTGAAGAGAGAGGCTGAGGCAATAGCGTCTGAGGAATTGAGCCGCGTGACGTCGATAACGCAACTAGTCCTGGAGGGCAAGGTCAGACTGTTCTAG
- a CDS encoding DUF460 domain-containing protein, with amino-acid sequence MRVLGLDISGRDKFAYTVVEAGSALEQGTASATDLLKVIKKYKPEVLAVDSISELMEHGKIVVKALGRLPFNVEVVEVTRTEDNTSIPMEVLAEKYFKVSRSHLDPLETSLFAALLAERGLGARIKLYEEETVILIKRVSSTSPGGMSRNRYMRNVKHRIRDLADRISRRLNEVGLDYDLFFKEESGDITSAKFVVYARRDLVRRYVKPLKSSDVVIRVFSEPVKSYESERGDQYLIVGVDPGIVTGIAIMDLEGKVLHTEARRNLSRGESLRRIYQWGVPVIIATDVSDVPDYVKKLAAMSGAVLYKPEKDLSVSEKSSIAEKIGYPVETSHERDALAAAYKAFAEYRTKFERLERDFGAILTRRQLAEAKALVARGKSIAQAVAEVLKGNKDMGYTKVVYIPIEKPCKNIDEYNKMMINALEYEKNQLEKEIEELRSRVSSLSRALNDSLWRDAKYRELQRRVEDLSASLKACMEEKEKFAEELMEIVLGLVSGRYKLYREDEISECRKAGGILCSDISTVEEAVNNGVLGVPVGLVTRYRSKGYYIIDEFKRRELAERIRNALTERRIDLKKLLDEYRRRLPG; translated from the coding sequence ATGAGAGTATTGGGGCTAGATATAAGCGGCAGAGATAAATTCGCCTACACTGTAGTGGAGGCCGGATCTGCATTAGAGCAGGGCACCGCCTCGGCTACCGATCTACTCAAGGTCATAAAGAAATACAAGCCCGAGGTGCTCGCGGTGGACAGCATATCGGAGCTGATGGAGCACGGAAAGATCGTCGTCAAGGCGTTGGGCAGGTTGCCCTTCAACGTAGAGGTCGTCGAGGTGACGCGGACGGAGGACAACACGAGCATTCCAATGGAGGTGTTGGCTGAGAAGTATTTCAAGGTATCCCGAAGCCATCTAGACCCACTGGAGACGTCCCTCTTCGCGGCGTTGTTAGCCGAGAGGGGGCTTGGGGCGAGGATTAAGCTGTATGAGGAGGAAACCGTTATCCTGATAAAACGCGTCTCCTCCACGAGCCCCGGCGGGATGAGCCGTAATAGGTATATGCGTAATGTTAAGCACAGGATAAGGGATCTGGCCGACCGCATATCTAGACGGCTCAACGAGGTCGGGCTAGACTACGACCTCTTCTTCAAGGAGGAGTCGGGCGACATAACATCTGCGAAGTTTGTGGTCTACGCCAGGAGGGATCTGGTCAGGAGGTACGTCAAGCCCCTCAAGAGCTCCGACGTGGTGATAAGGGTCTTCTCAGAACCCGTAAAATCCTACGAGTCGGAGAGGGGCGACCAGTACCTGATAGTCGGGGTAGATCCCGGAATAGTGACGGGGATCGCCATAATGGACCTAGAGGGCAAAGTGCTTCATACCGAGGCCAGGAGGAATCTGTCGAGGGGCGAATCGCTCAGGAGGATATACCAATGGGGGGTGCCCGTCATAATAGCCACCGACGTCTCCGACGTTCCCGACTACGTCAAGAAGCTGGCCGCTATGAGCGGCGCGGTTCTGTACAAGCCTGAAAAAGATCTTTCTGTGAGCGAGAAGAGCTCAATAGCCGAGAAGATAGGGTATCCCGTCGAGACGAGTCACGAGAGGGACGCCCTGGCGGCCGCCTATAAGGCTTTTGCGGAGTATAGGACTAAGTTCGAGAGGCTTGAGAGAGATTTCGGGGCGATATTGACAAGGCGGCAGCTCGCCGAGGCTAAGGCGCTTGTGGCGAGAGGCAAATCGATAGCACAAGCGGTCGCGGAGGTTTTAAAAGGAAATAAGGATATGGGCTATACAAAGGTTGTATATATACCGATAGAGAAACCCTGTAAAAATATAGATGAATATAATAAAATGATGATAAATGCATTAGAATATGAAAAAAATCAGCTTGAGAAGGAAATAGAGGAGCTTAGATCCAGAGTATCCTCGTTGTCCCGCGCCCTCAACGACTCGTTGTGGAGGGATGCCAAGTATAGGGAGCTACAGAGGCGTGTTGAGGATCTTTCCGCCTCCCTCAAGGCTTGTATGGAAGAGAAGGAGAAGTTTGCAGAGGAGCTCATGGAAATTGTTTTGGGTTTGGTATCGGGCAGATACAAGCTGTATAGGGAAGACGAGATATCCGAATGTAGGAAAGCCGGCGGCATCCTCTGCAGCGACATCTCTACAGTAGAGGAGGCTGTAAACAACGGCGTACTCGGCGTCCCTGTAGGGCTTGTCACTAGATATAGATCTAAAGGCTATTATATAATTGATGAATTTAAGAGGCGGGAGCTGGCCGAGAGGATAAGAAACGCATTAACCGAAAGAAGGATCGATTTAAAGAAACTATTGGACGAATATAGAAGGCGGTTGCCGGGCTAG
- a CDS encoding RIO1 family regulatory kinase/ATPase — MSIRSLVEAYNALDKLDLRVLRLLEVAHARREYVPYRLVVNWAGVDEEAVGRSLSKLNRLKLIQRFRGPYEGFRLTFGAYDVLALHTLRKSGKLVSISPTPIGVGKESVVYSGETPSGVKVAVKFHRTGTSSFIRARKVRAFLGKRRHLTKLYEARLSAHAEFAALSAVFDGGGLVPEPIAVNRHVVVMRYIEGVDAYRVRPEDAPSVARDVIETVKVALENGIIHGDLSPYNILIGDRAYVIDWPQWIPASHPNSLEILSRDLARIEEFFSQLNITIDKDRLFNIIYNHKYKNIDIEDIYKKVLRTFVGT; from the coding sequence GTGTCCATTAGGTCTTTGGTAGAGGCGTACAACGCCTTAGATAAACTCGACCTCAGAGTTCTCAGACTGCTCGAGGTGGCGCACGCCAGGCGCGAGTATGTACCCTATAGATTGGTCGTGAACTGGGCTGGAGTAGACGAAGAGGCTGTTGGGAGATCGCTTTCTAAGTTGAATAGGCTCAAGCTGATTCAACGATTCAGAGGCCCCTACGAGGGCTTCCGTCTAACATTCGGCGCCTATGACGTGTTGGCCTTACACACATTAAGGAAATCGGGCAAACTAGTCAGCATATCTCCAACGCCTATAGGGGTCGGGAAGGAGTCTGTGGTCTACTCCGGGGAGACTCCGAGCGGCGTTAAGGTGGCTGTGAAGTTCCACAGAACGGGGACCTCTTCGTTTATCAGAGCCAGGAAGGTGCGGGCCTTCCTAGGCAAGAGGAGGCATTTGACTAAGCTGTACGAGGCCAGGCTTTCGGCCCATGCGGAGTTCGCGGCGCTCAGCGCCGTGTTCGACGGAGGCGGCCTTGTGCCGGAGCCCATCGCCGTAAATAGGCATGTGGTTGTGATGAGGTATATCGAGGGCGTAGACGCGTACAGGGTCAGGCCAGAGGATGCTCCGTCGGTGGCTAGGGACGTCATTGAGACGGTAAAAGTGGCGTTGGAGAACGGCATAATCCACGGCGATCTATCGCCGTACAATATACTGATAGGCGATAGGGCATACGTCATAGACTGGCCCCAGTGGATCCCGGCGTCTCACCCCAACTCGCTCGAGATTTTATCGAGGGATCTGGCACGTATAGAGGAGTTCTTTTCGCAACTTAATATAACTATAGATAAAGATAGATTATTTAATATTATATATAATCACAAATATAAAAATATAGATATTGAAGATATATATAAAAAAGTACTGAGAACATTTGTAGGTACATGA
- a CDS encoding UPF0179 family protein: MGRTVVTLVSKEQAEVGHRFRVVRIPDECSSCRLYQVCMGRLRPGRSYVITEVRPSLGQRCKITGGEMTPVVVEEVPLRLLLPRKKALEGVIVTYEGECRGCRDCPDESTLSPGEKILVEKVLGTTMCNGREFFVVEVSPV, translated from the coding sequence GTGGGGAGGACCGTAGTTACTCTGGTATCCAAGGAGCAAGCCGAGGTTGGCCATAGATTTAGGGTTGTAAGGATACCGGACGAGTGCTCCAGCTGTAGGCTGTATCAAGTCTGCATGGGAAGGCTTAGGCCGGGTAGATCCTACGTGATAACCGAGGTGCGCCCTTCGTTGGGCCAGAGGTGCAAGATCACGGGCGGCGAGATGACGCCGGTAGTCGTCGAGGAGGTCCCCCTTAGGCTTCTACTGCCTAGAAAAAAGGCGCTTGAAGGCGTCATCGTGACGTACGAGGGCGAGTGTAGGGGATGCCGGGACTGCCCCGACGAGAGCACGTTAAGTCCTGGCGAGAAGATCTTGGTGGAAAAAGTACTCGGCACGACTATGTGTAATGGGCGCGAGTTCTTCGTCGTCGAGGTTAGTCCCGTATGA
- a CDS encoding DUF357 domain-containing protein: MERAEIYVRNLERALGTLKVLDDRAREVVELAEAYLRDSKYYLSRGDVFTSVAAASYAEGLLDALRLLGYADFVWSRPSEIEKNYKKVLIAGTFELLHPGHISYMEQAWRLGRVVAVVSRDTNAAKIKGRSISVPAENRARVVSSIYYVHKARIGYEDDMLRVVEEERPDVVLLGANQPFDERSLAEKFRRRGIEAQILRAEPYECDLCSTTRIINKILETFCEGSRRV; the protein is encoded by the coding sequence GTGGAGCGGGCGGAGATATACGTGAGGAATCTGGAGCGGGCTCTAGGAACCCTCAAGGTTCTCGACGATAGGGCCAGAGAGGTGGTCGAGCTGGCCGAGGCTTATTTAAGGGATTCGAAATACTATCTCTCCAGAGGCGATGTGTTCACGTCGGTGGCCGCGGCGTCATATGCCGAGGGGTTGCTCGACGCCTTGAGGCTTTTGGGCTACGCCGACTTCGTGTGGAGCAGGCCGAGCGAGATCGAGAAGAACTACAAGAAGGTCTTGATAGCTGGGACCTTCGAGCTACTGCATCCTGGCCATATAAGCTATATGGAGCAGGCTTGGCGCCTCGGCCGCGTTGTCGCCGTCGTCTCCCGAGACACAAACGCGGCGAAGATAAAGGGCCGTAGCATATCCGTACCTGCCGAGAATAGGGCCAGGGTTGTGTCGAGCATCTACTACGTGCATAAGGCGAGGATAGGCTACGAGGACGACATGTTGAGAGTGGTCGAGGAGGAGAGGCCCGACGTCGTTCTGTTGGGCGCCAACCAGCCGTTCGACGAGAGATCCCTCGCCGAGAAGTTCAGGCGTAGAGGCATAGAGGCCCAGATACTGCGCGCGGAGCCCTACGAGTGCGACCTATGCTCCACCACGAGGATAATAAATAAAATACTGGAGACTTTCTGTGAAGGTTCCAGAAGGGTTTAG
- a CDS encoding endonuclease V translates to MKVPEGFRIDLARRVQSRLAERVVEEPLGEFDVVVGLDVAYRGDLGVSVAAAYSVREGKAVGYSCSVNRVVFPYVPTLLSFRELMPMVRALKRLAISYDVVMVDGQGIAHPYGLGIAAHLGVVLGVPTIGVAKSRLFGDVVGDRLVDPRSGKVIGAVVRCRKPLYVSIGNRITLDDAVKVVKELCADSSMPLPILLAHNKANELKRRAATTAFDKWGEASC, encoded by the coding sequence GTGAAGGTTCCAGAAGGGTTTAGAATAGATCTAGCGAGGAGGGTCCAGAGCAGGCTAGCCGAGAGAGTCGTGGAGGAGCCGCTGGGCGAGTTCGACGTAGTGGTGGGGCTCGACGTAGCCTATAGAGGGGACCTAGGCGTCTCGGTGGCCGCAGCATACTCCGTCCGCGAGGGCAAGGCTGTGGGCTATAGCTGTTCCGTAAACAGAGTGGTGTTCCCCTACGTGCCGACTCTCTTGTCGTTCAGAGAGCTCATGCCGATGGTCAGAGCTCTGAAGAGGCTGGCGATCAGCTACGACGTAGTTATGGTGGACGGACAAGGGATAGCGCATCCATACGGTCTAGGGATAGCGGCGCATCTAGGGGTTGTCCTGGGGGTGCCCACGATAGGGGTCGCGAAATCCAGACTATTCGGGGATGTGGTAGGCGATAGGTTGGTCGATCCCCGTAGCGGGAAGGTGATAGGCGCGGTGGTGAGGTGCCGAAAGCCTCTCTACGTCTCGATAGGCAATAGGATCACCTTGGACGACGCCGTCAAGGTAGTGAAGGAGCTATGCGCGGACAGCTCCATGCCGCTACCAATACTTCTGGCCCACAACAAGGCCAACGAACTTAAGAGGAGGGCCGCAACTACGGCCTTCGACAAGTGGGGCGAAGCTAGCTGTTAG
- the psmB gene encoding archaeal proteasome endopeptidase complex subunit beta yields the protein MSEEYGIGATAVGIKAKDGVVLAAEKRITYGFYSLSSSGKKVYVVNDRMALASAGVIADMQTIAKILRVNAKMYELESRRKPSIAAMAKLLSVIMFNRRIMPFIAEVLVGGYDEEGPHIFVLDPVGSLIEDDYAALGTGAKMAISILDANYSKDVDVSGARKLAINAIRAALERDPVSGGGIDLVTVTADGVSEEEIKVSAVVG from the coding sequence ATGTCGGAGGAATACGGCATCGGCGCCACAGCTGTCGGCATAAAGGCCAAGGACGGCGTCGTCCTTGCGGCGGAGAAGCGCATAACTTACGGCTTCTACTCTCTAAGCTCGTCGGGAAAGAAAGTGTACGTAGTGAACGACAGGATGGCGTTGGCCTCCGCCGGAGTGATCGCCGATATGCAGACGATAGCGAAGATATTGAGAGTAAACGCCAAGATGTACGAGCTCGAGTCTAGGAGAAAGCCGAGCATCGCCGCTATGGCGAAACTGCTGTCGGTCATCATGTTCAACAGGAGGATCATGCCGTTTATAGCAGAGGTATTAGTGGGGGGCTACGACGAGGAGGGTCCCCATATCTTCGTCCTCGACCCCGTGGGTAGCTTGATAGAGGACGACTACGCGGCTCTGGGGACTGGGGCTAAGATGGCCATAAGCATACTAGACGCCAACTACAGCAAGGACGTCGATGTGTCTGGGGCCAGGAAACTGGCCATAAACGCAATAAGGGCCGCGTTGGAGAGAGACCCCGTCTCGGGCGGCGGAATAGATTTAGTGACTGTGACCGCCGACGGCGTTAGCGAGGAGGAGATAAAAGTATCCGCCGTCGTGGGCTAA
- the amrS gene encoding AmmeMemoRadiSam system radical SAM enzyme, producing MKEAVLYKPLADGRVVCTACARYCKIPKGYWGFCGVRSNVGGKLYLSVYGLISAIAVDPIEKKPLTHFYPGAMVLSLSTFGCNWACQYCQNFDLSQRRRVEGFEVAPEKVVELAETYGAHGITYTYNEPTIFIEYAHDIGVLARKRGLFNTFVTNGFMTPEAVEYASEFLDAATVDFKGNGNRKFLARFSMVPDVEPIYQTLEEMKRRGIWVEITDLVVPKYGDSLEDARNMVRRIIDILGPEVPIHFLRFHPDYRMLDVPPTPVEVLERHVELAKSEGMKYVYVGNVPGHKYEHTYCPECGRPVIKRYGFDIVEVNLVERGGEYRCKFCGAKINIAGKILPTWRLESRFAYVPINLVARYVRRTDAPAPQSGPNI from the coding sequence GTGAAGGAGGCTGTCCTCTACAAGCCTCTGGCCGACGGCCGCGTGGTCTGTACGGCGTGCGCCAGATACTGCAAGATCCCTAAAGGCTATTGGGGGTTCTGCGGCGTTAGGTCCAACGTAGGAGGCAAGCTGTATCTATCGGTATACGGCCTCATCTCAGCTATAGCAGTAGACCCCATCGAGAAGAAGCCCCTCACGCATTTCTATCCAGGCGCCATGGTGCTTTCTCTGTCGACGTTCGGCTGTAACTGGGCTTGTCAATATTGCCAGAACTTCGACCTAAGTCAGAGGAGGAGGGTCGAGGGGTTCGAAGTTGCGCCGGAGAAGGTGGTGGAGCTCGCCGAGACTTACGGGGCTCACGGGATTACCTATACCTACAACGAACCAACTATATTCATAGAATACGCGCACGACATAGGCGTGCTCGCGCGCAAGAGAGGCCTCTTCAACACGTTCGTCACAAACGGCTTCATGACGCCGGAGGCCGTCGAGTACGCCTCGGAGTTCCTGGACGCCGCCACTGTCGACTTCAAGGGCAACGGCAATAGAAAGTTCCTGGCCAGATTCTCCATGGTGCCCGACGTGGAGCCGATATATCAGACGTTGGAGGAGATGAAGAGGAGGGGCATTTGGGTCGAGATAACGGATTTGGTCGTGCCTAAGTACGGCGACAGCCTGGAGGACGCAAGGAACATGGTGAGGCGCATAATCGACATACTGGGGCCCGAGGTGCCGATACACTTCCTCCGCTTCCACCCCGACTACAGGATGTTGGACGTGCCCCCCACTCCGGTAGAGGTCCTAGAGAGGCACGTGGAGCTGGCGAAATCCGAGGGGATGAAGTACGTGTACGTGGGCAACGTGCCGGGGCACAAGTACGAGCACACCTACTGTCCAGAGTGCGGGAGGCCTGTCATCAAGAGGTACGGCTTCGATATAGTCGAGGTCAACTTAGTGGAGCGGGGCGGAGAGTATCGGTGTAAGTTCTGCGGCGCCAAGATAAACATAGCGGGCAAGATCTTACCCACGTGGAGGCTCGAGAGCCGCTTCGCCTACGTGCCCATAAACCTCGTGGCCAGATACGTGAGGCGGACCGACGCGCCAGCTCCTCAGAGCGGGCCTAATATTTAA
- a CDS encoding DUF47 family protein: MSILRRWFTSGWDAMIDRLKAHVGYSLQALELIQQVIAKPDLTEDYLDEVVRKIAAIEREGDEIIRRLDDNISKGALVPSVIGNAELLLDRIDNILDNLYYISKEIRRGYIVWKNDNIRKIVEGKFREMLDLDKTIIEYVGAMLEKTRDLEFCSRYARMVSTLEEEVDEVKEYILDEVYKLSLSAVEFNHIISLIYSADRIADNAQDAVQLLLSIISAI, encoded by the coding sequence GTGAGTATTCTAAGGCGTTGGTTCACCTCGGGATGGGACGCCATGATAGATCGCTTAAAGGCGCACGTAGGCTATTCGCTTCAGGCTCTGGAGCTAATACAGCAAGTTATAGCCAAGCCCGATCTAACCGAGGACTATCTAGACGAGGTTGTCAGGAAGATAGCCGCCATAGAGCGGGAAGGCGACGAGATTATTAGGCGGCTGGACGACAACATATCCAAGGGGGCCCTGGTCCCTAGCGTAATAGGCAACGCGGAGCTGTTGCTCGATAGAATAGATAATATACTTGATAATCTTTATTATATATCGAAAGAAATAAGACGGGGATATATCGTGTGGAAAAACGATAATATTAGAAAGATAGTTGAGGGCAAGTTTAGGGAGATGTTAGACCTCGACAAGACGATAATTGAGTACGTCGGCGCTATGCTTGAGAAGACCAGGGACTTGGAGTTCTGTAGCAGATATGCGAGGATGGTCAGCACGCTTGAGGAGGAGGTAGACGAGGTGAAGGAGTATATACTGGACGAGGTGTACAAGCTGAGCCTATCCGCAGTGGAGTTCAACCATATAATATCGCTGATATATAGCGCGGACCGCATAGCGGATAACGCGCAAGACGCCGTGCAGTTGTTGCTGTCGATAATTTCTGCGATCTAG
- a CDS encoding SAM hydrolase/SAM-dependent halogenase family protein has translation MIALLTDFGTKDYFVAEMKAVILSINKDEVVVDITHEIPPQDIRSGAFVLWRAYKWFPRGTIFVAVVDPGVGTARAPILLRTRNYFFVGPDNGLLSLAAEEDGVEEAYRITAQLPSASSTFHGRDVFAYTAALLSKGVPPGYLGVRIADYVRLERPEAVKDGGVLRGQLIYIDRFGNVFTSIDEKLVKEIAEFGDRLCVKISGRVYEMRFLRSYGYSEVGEPILLINSEGFLEIAVNRGNAAEKLGLKVGEQVEVYKC, from the coding sequence ATGATAGCTCTCCTCACAGACTTCGGGACTAAGGACTACTTCGTTGCCGAGATGAAGGCCGTAATACTCTCTATAAATAAGGACGAGGTTGTAGTCGACATAACGCACGAGATACCGCCACAAGACATACGTTCAGGCGCCTTCGTGTTGTGGAGAGCCTACAAGTGGTTTCCGAGAGGTACCATTTTCGTCGCCGTGGTGGATCCCGGCGTCGGCACGGCGCGTGCGCCCATCTTGTTGAGGACAAGGAACTACTTCTTCGTGGGGCCGGACAACGGCTTGCTGAGCCTCGCCGCCGAGGAGGACGGTGTGGAGGAGGCGTATAGAATAACTGCACAGCTACCGTCGGCCTCAAGCACGTTCCACGGACGCGACGTGTTCGCCTATACGGCGGCGCTCCTATCCAAGGGCGTGCCCCCGGGCTATCTCGGCGTGAGGATAGCCGACTATGTAAGGCTTGAGAGGCCCGAGGCCGTTAAGGACGGCGGGGTCTTGAGGGGTCAATTAATATATATTGATAGGTTTGGAAATGTATTTACATCCATAGACGAGAAACTTGTAAAGGAGATTGCGGAATTCGGCGACCGCTTGTGCGTGAAAATTTCCGGGAGGGTGTACGAGATGAGGTTCTTGAGATCTTATGGGTACTCGGAGGTCGGCGAGCCCATCCTCCTAATAAACAGCGAGGGGTTTCTCGAGATAGCGGTGAACAGAGGCAACGCCGCCGAGAAGCTCGGCCTTAAAGTAGGCGAGCAGGTGGAGGTCTACAAGTGCTGA
- a CDS encoding acetate--CoA ligase family protein, whose protein sequence is MTLQALISPGSVAVIGASAKPRTIGYTISAQLIKRFRGRVYLVNPNYGEGVIEGRTVKFYRSVLDIEDEVDMAVVAVPAKAVPGVLEEAGRKGVKVAVIVSGGFAEAGNAELEAEVARVAGVYGVRVLGPNCVGVYNAEVGLDTMFLPEEKAARPAGGPIAFISQSGAVMTAILDWAAAEGIGIGLAVNVGNRADIGEGEILGLLRRLDYVKVAALYIEGFRRRREVEEFLRSAKEFSRDKPVLVYKAGRGADSARAAKSHTAALAGNYEYYKALFRQAGAIEAEDLLDLFDMAQALALLPLPKGPNTLVVTSSGGIGVQATDFLLEQGLKVPKTPQALEEELRRVLPPLASLGNPIDLTGGATNEDFANALERALDYFDMVLVAALIHPPGLDERLADYIIESTRRGKPIVVVSIGNSPAVKELERRLKGKVPVYNSPRRAARALWALYRYSEIKRGRSTPT, encoded by the coding sequence GTGACGCTCCAGGCGCTTATATCGCCGGGCTCCGTGGCGGTGATTGGGGCCTCGGCAAAGCCTAGGACCATAGGCTATACGATCTCGGCGCAGTTGATCAAGAGATTTAGGGGAAGGGTCTACCTAGTAAATCCGAACTACGGCGAGGGAGTAATAGAGGGAAGAACCGTGAAGTTCTACAGATCGGTTCTGGACATAGAGGATGAGGTGGATATGGCCGTAGTTGCCGTGCCGGCGAAGGCCGTGCCGGGGGTGTTGGAGGAGGCCGGACGTAAGGGGGTCAAGGTCGCCGTAATAGTCAGCGGCGGCTTCGCGGAGGCGGGCAACGCCGAGCTGGAGGCCGAGGTCGCGCGCGTCGCGGGCGTATATGGAGTGCGCGTCCTGGGCCCCAACTGCGTCGGCGTCTACAACGCCGAGGTTGGGCTGGACACCATGTTCTTGCCTGAGGAGAAGGCCGCAAGGCCTGCGGGAGGGCCCATCGCCTTTATAAGCCAGAGCGGCGCCGTCATGACGGCCATCTTGGATTGGGCGGCTGCAGAGGGTATCGGCATAGGTTTAGCTGTCAACGTGGGCAATAGGGCCGATATAGGCGAGGGGGAGATCCTAGGGCTCTTGAGGAGGCTCGACTACGTGAAGGTCGCGGCGCTGTACATCGAGGGGTTTAGGAGACGTAGGGAGGTCGAGGAGTTCTTGAGGTCCGCTAAGGAGTTCTCCAGAGATAAGCCTGTCCTGGTCTACAAGGCGGGCCGCGGCGCGGATTCGGCGAGGGCCGCCAAGTCACACACGGCGGCTTTGGCGGGCAACTACGAGTACTACAAGGCGTTGTTCAGACAAGCGGGGGCTATCGAGGCGGAGGATCTACTGGATCTCTTCGACATGGCGCAAGCGCTGGCCCTCCTGCCTTTGCCGAAGGGGCCGAACACGCTCGTCGTGACGTCGTCGGGCGGCATAGGCGTGCAGGCGACCGACTTCTTGCTTGAGCAGGGGCTCAAGGTGCCGAAGACGCCGCAAGCCCTCGAAGAAGAGCTCAGACGAGTCCTCCCGCCTCTGGCCTCTTTGGGGAATCCCATAGATCTCACAGGCGGCGCGACCAACGAGGACTTCGCCAACGCGCTGGAACGCGCGCTCGATTACTTCGACATGGTGCTGGTCGCGGCTTTGATACATCCCCCCGGCCTCGACGAGAGGCTGGCCGACTATATAATAGAGTCGACGCGCCGGGGGAAGCCCATCGTTGTGGTGAGCATAGGCAACTCGCCCGCCGTGAAGGAGCTAGAGAGGCGGCTCAAGGGCAAGGTCCCCGTATACAACTCGCCTAGAAGAGCCGCGCGGGCTCTGTGGGCCTTGTATAGGTACTCAGAAATAAAACGGGGTAGATCTACGCCTACATGA